The following are encoded in a window of Salvelinus fontinalis isolate EN_2023a chromosome 40, ASM2944872v1, whole genome shotgun sequence genomic DNA:
- the LOC129839896 gene encoding zinc finger protein 436-like, giving the protein MSSVSFSPLVKEEEVCWTEKEALGLNIVVKEEKEEEDVTVKQEVEGDAVTVKEEEKDAFRVYGVKEEEDFSVKEKEEDEVFGVEDEEGEITVTLEEDEEQRTGDLINTSKYRERCDYHGSSGEPQQPHDTDKAEKSLSRSELLKKHQQRPTGKKSHCCSDCGKCCKSSSELKIHQRTHTGEKPYSCDQCGISFAKSSHLTTHQRTHTGEKPYSCDQCGKSFIQSSQLTAHQRTHTGEKPYSCDQCGKNFAKSSSLTAHQRTHKGEKPYSCDQCGKSFARSSNLTTHQRTHTGEKPYSCDQCGKNFAKSSSLTAHQRTHKGEKPYSCDQCGKSFARSSNLTTHQRTHTGEKPYSCDQCRMSFSTSSNLTNHHRTHTGDNPCCDQCGKSFSTPRYLTIHQRTHTGEKPYSCDQCRKSFSSSSYLTIHQRTHTGEKPYSCDQCGKSFSSSRYLTVHHRTHTREKPYSCVQCGKSYTLPKNLNIHKRTHTGEEIL; this is encoded by the exons atgagctcAGTAAGCTTCTCCCCTCTTGTtaaagaagaggaggtctgctggacggagaaagaagctctggggctgaacattgtcgtgaaagaggagaaggaagaagaggatgtcacagtaaaacaagaagtagagggtgatgctgttacagtgaaagaagaagagaaagacgcgttcagagtttatggagtgaaagaggaggaggatttttCTGTGAAAGAAAAGGAGGAAGATGAAGTTTTTGGAGTGGAGGATGAAgagggggagattactgtcacattagaggaggatgaagaacagaggactggagatctgattaacaccagtaaataca gagagagatgtgactatcatggatcctctggggagcctcaacaacctcatgatactgacaaggcagagaagagtctctccagatcagaactcctcaagaaacaccagcagagacccacagggaagaaatctcactgctgctctgactgtgggaaatgttgcaaatcttcatcagaacttaaaatacaccagagaacacacacaggagagaaaccatatagctgtgatcaatgtgggataaGTTTTGCTAAATCTAGCCATCTGactacacaccagagaacacacacaggagagaaaccatatagctgtgatcaatgtgggaagagttttattcaatctagccagctgactgcacaccagagaacacacacgggagagaaaccatatagctgtgatcaatgtgggaagaattTTGCTAAATCTAGCTCTCTGActgcacaccagagaacacacaaaggagagaaaccatatagctgtgatcaatgtgggaagagttttgctagatctagcaatctgactacacaccagagaacacacacaggagagaaaccatatagctgtgatcaatgtgggaagaattTTGCTAAATCTAGCTCTCTGActgcacaccagagaacacacaaaggagagaaaccatatagctgtgatcaatgtgggaagagttttgctagatctagcaatctgactacacaccagagaacacacacaggagagaaaccatatagctgtgatcaatgtaggATGAGTTTTTCTACATCTAGCAAtctaactaaccaccatagaacacacacaggagataatccgtgctgtgatcaatgtgggaagagtttttctactCCTAggtatctaactatacaccagagaacacacacaggagagaaaccttatagctgtgatcaatgtaggaagagtttttcttcttctagctatctaactatacaccaaagaacacacacaggagagaaaccttatagctgtgatcaatgtgggaagagtttttcttcttctcgctatctaactgtacaccatagaacacacacaagagagaaaccatatagctgtgttcaatgtgggaagagttataCTTTGCCAAAAAATCTGAATATACACAAGCGGACACACACAGgggaagagatactctga